A DNA window from Inquilinus sp. Marseille-Q2685 contains the following coding sequences:
- a CDS encoding HlyD family type I secretion periplasmic adaptor subunit, with protein sequence MIGVFVFGFGAWAAVAPLASAAIANGVVSPEGNRRTVQHLEGGIIRELLVRDGAEVKAGDTLLVLDDTRDLASYDSVRMQRLADIAALARLDAEQAGAASIAMPQEVLDEAAKNPVAAALVRAQQEQFVSRRESILGQKSVLEQRVAQSRADIEGLRAQITAANTQLDLIQQEIDGVAPLVAKGLERRTRLLQLQRGQAQIEGQRASDTSSIAKAEQTIGESQMRILALDSDFRDKIAQERASTQKELAQLEEKLRSTGDVVGRTRILAPVDGVVVNLKYHTLGGVIQPGAPILELVPKNERLVIDVQVQPNDIDTVREGQSALVRFTAYHQRNMPRIDGRVIYVAADSTQDEQTKRSYFLAKVEVDPTLLKQVAPQINLSAGMPAEASIQTGTRTALQYAVDPLVHAFQRSFVED encoded by the coding sequence GTGATCGGCGTCTTCGTCTTCGGCTTCGGCGCCTGGGCCGCGGTGGCCCCGCTGGCCTCGGCCGCGATCGCCAACGGCGTGGTCAGCCCGGAAGGCAACCGGCGCACGGTGCAGCACCTGGAAGGCGGCATCATCCGCGAGCTCCTGGTCAGGGACGGCGCCGAGGTCAAGGCCGGCGACACGCTGCTGGTGCTCGACGACACGCGCGACCTGGCCAGCTATGATTCGGTGCGCATGCAGCGCCTGGCCGACATCGCGGCGCTTGCCCGGCTGGACGCCGAGCAGGCCGGCGCGGCCTCGATCGCCATGCCGCAGGAGGTGCTGGACGAGGCGGCGAAGAACCCGGTGGCCGCGGCCCTGGTGCGGGCGCAGCAGGAGCAGTTCGTCTCCCGCCGCGAATCGATCCTGGGCCAGAAGTCGGTGCTGGAGCAGCGCGTGGCCCAGAGCCGCGCCGACATCGAGGGGCTGCGCGCCCAGATCACCGCGGCGAACACCCAGCTCGACCTGATCCAGCAGGAGATCGACGGCGTCGCCCCGCTGGTGGCCAAGGGGCTGGAGCGCAGGACGCGCCTGCTGCAGCTGCAGCGCGGCCAGGCCCAGATCGAGGGGCAGCGGGCGTCCGACACCTCCTCCATCGCCAAGGCCGAGCAGACCATCGGCGAGAGCCAGATGCGGATCCTGGCGCTGGACAGCGACTTCCGCGACAAGATCGCCCAGGAGCGCGCCAGCACCCAGAAGGAGCTGGCCCAGCTGGAGGAGAAGCTGCGGTCCACCGGCGACGTGGTCGGCCGCACCCGCATCCTGGCGCCGGTCGACGGCGTCGTGGTGAACCTGAAGTACCACACGCTCGGCGGCGTCATCCAGCCGGGCGCGCCGATCCTGGAGCTGGTGCCGAAGAACGAGCGGCTGGTGATCGACGTGCAGGTGCAGCCGAACGACATCGACACGGTGCGCGAGGGGCAGTCGGCGCTGGTCCGCTTCACCGCCTATCACCAGCGCAACATGCCGCGGATCGACGGCCGCGTGATCTATGTCGCCGCCGACAGCACCCAGGACGAGCAGACCAAGCGGTCCTACTTCCTGGCCAAGGTCGAGGTCGACCCGACGCTGCTGAAGCAGGTGGCGCCGCAGATCAACCTGTCCGCCGGCATGCCGGCCGAGGCCTCGATCCAGACCGGCACCCGCACCGCCCTGCAATACGCGGTCGACCCGCTGGTGCACGCCTTCCAGCGCAGCTTCGTCGAGGACTGA
- a CDS encoding MmcB family DNA repair protein yields the protein MEQRSNSARISGLDSLARLQTVQVTRGVRRWFAAAGQASLPEFGLPDGRRADIFAVDGAGGITLVEVKVSIADFRGDRKWPNYAAYCDRFCFAVPEDFPQELIGPDCGLIVADGFDAVLLRPPPEHRLPPPRRKALVLEFGRVAAQRLHLLEDEGALVGWRGTGAI from the coding sequence ATGGAACAAAGAAGCAACTCAGCCCGGATATCCGGGCTAGACTCCCTGGCGCGGCTGCAGACGGTGCAGGTCACGCGCGGCGTCCGGCGCTGGTTCGCCGCCGCCGGCCAGGCCAGCCTGCCGGAGTTCGGCCTGCCCGACGGCCGTCGGGCCGACATCTTCGCGGTCGACGGGGCGGGCGGCATCACCCTGGTCGAGGTCAAGGTCTCGATCGCCGATTTCCGCGGCGACCGGAAATGGCCGAACTACGCCGCCTACTGCGATCGTTTCTGCTTCGCCGTGCCGGAGGATTTCCCGCAGGAGCTGATCGGCCCGGATTGCGGCCTGATCGTCGCCGACGGCTTCGACGCCGTGCTGCTGCGCCCGCCGCCGGAACATCGCCTGCCGCCGCCCCGGCGCAAGGCCCTGGTGCTGGAGTTCGGCCGCGTCGCGGCCCAGCGCCTGCACCTGCTGGAGGACGAAGGCGCGCTGGTCGGCTGGCGCGGCACCGGCGCGATCTGA
- a CDS encoding LacI family DNA-binding transcriptional regulator, which translates to MRDVARLAGVATSTVSRALANPGRVNETTRRRILAAAEQLGYVPNAAARNLRVGASNIVMAVLSEPAIANGASQIVPEVLQTVAATLSDSGFNLLIAGRSRSAATETHIPDLAVGGIVRGAILIGAAEPPSFGRRSLAGAGIPVVSVLQDRSAAGIPSVVGNDREAMRDAVLHLIGLGHRSFFYIAGPAGSYHEAERFGGLADALAAAGLSERAVVRHGGGHSFQDGFQSGIRAARAYLARERRPTAAVACWDGAAIAFMSTVRAQGAAVPGDVSVLGFDGVPVGAFCEPPLTTLRQPTAELGAKAAEMLLALLDGDAAAPPLKTTLPNRLLVRGSTAGPRNARA; encoded by the coding sequence ATGCGCGATGTCGCGAGATTGGCCGGCGTCGCGACGTCGACGGTCAGCCGCGCGCTGGCCAATCCCGGCCGGGTCAACGAGACGACGCGGCGCCGGATCCTCGCCGCGGCCGAGCAGCTGGGCTACGTCCCCAACGCCGCTGCCCGGAACCTGCGCGTCGGCGCGTCCAACATCGTCATGGCCGTGCTGTCGGAGCCGGCGATCGCCAACGGCGCCTCGCAGATCGTTCCCGAAGTGCTGCAGACCGTCGCCGCGACCCTGTCGGACAGCGGCTTCAACCTCCTGATCGCCGGCCGCAGCCGATCCGCGGCGACAGAGACGCATATCCCCGACCTGGCGGTCGGCGGCATCGTCCGCGGCGCGATCCTGATCGGGGCCGCGGAGCCGCCGTCCTTCGGGCGGCGGTCGCTCGCCGGCGCCGGCATCCCGGTCGTGTCGGTGCTGCAGGACCGCAGCGCGGCCGGGATTCCGAGCGTGGTCGGCAACGACCGCGAGGCCATGCGCGATGCGGTGCTGCACCTGATCGGCCTGGGCCACCGGTCGTTCTTCTACATCGCCGGCCCGGCCGGCAGCTATCACGAGGCCGAGCGGTTCGGCGGGCTGGCCGACGCGCTGGCGGCCGCCGGCCTCTCCGAGCGGGCGGTGGTCCGCCACGGCGGCGGCCATTCCTTCCAGGACGGATTCCAGAGCGGCATCCGCGCCGCCCGGGCCTATCTGGCGCGGGAGCGGCGCCCGACCGCGGCCGTCGCCTGCTGGGACGGCGCCGCGATCGCCTTCATGAGCACGGTGCGGGCGCAGGGGGCGGCCGTGCCCGGCGACGTGTCCGTCCTGGGCTTCGACGGGGTTCCGGTGGGCGCCTTCTGCGAGCCGCCCCTGACCACGCTGCGGCAGCCGACGGCGGAGCTGGGGGCGAAGGCCGCCGAGATGCTGCTGGCGCTGCTGGACGGCGATGCCGCCGCCCCGCCGCTCAAGACCACGCTGCCGAACCGGCTGCTGGTGCGTGGCAGCACGGCCGGCCCCCGCAACGCGCGGGCGTAG
- a CDS encoding NADPH-dependent F420 reductase — MKIGFIGAGEMTGVLGRRLVLLGHEVLIGSRSPDKARKIAAAIGAGRAGSYDDAAAFGEIVFVALHNNAVLPALAGVAPGLLAGKILVDCNNPVDPPDFENRYGSAGSLAEDIARAVPTARVVKAFNTIYAELIESDMPLPGGAPINLFIAGDDPAAKSAIDAIGRQLGYAVVDAGGLRKARHLENLAAFEIDIVFGRGFAPYVALTLSAGRAVGQVVDDAATTPETG, encoded by the coding sequence ATGAAGATCGGATTCATCGGGGCAGGGGAGATGACCGGAGTGCTGGGCCGGCGCCTGGTCCTGCTCGGGCATGAGGTGCTGATCGGATCCCGCAGTCCGGATAAGGCCCGAAAGATCGCGGCAGCGATCGGCGCCGGTCGCGCCGGTTCCTATGACGATGCCGCTGCCTTCGGCGAGATCGTCTTCGTCGCTCTGCACAACAACGCTGTTCTCCCTGCCCTGGCCGGCGTCGCGCCTGGCTTGCTGGCCGGCAAGATCCTGGTCGACTGCAACAATCCCGTCGATCCGCCGGATTTCGAGAACCGCTACGGATCCGCCGGTTCGCTCGCCGAGGACATCGCCCGGGCGGTTCCCACGGCGCGGGTCGTGAAGGCCTTCAACACGATCTACGCCGAGCTCATCGAGAGCGACATGCCGCTTCCGGGCGGAGCGCCGATCAACCTCTTCATCGCCGGGGACGATCCTGCGGCCAAATCGGCGATCGACGCCATCGGCCGGCAGCTCGGCTATGCCGTTGTCGACGCTGGAGGCCTGCGCAAGGCGCGCCATCTGGAGAACCTGGCGGCCTTCGAAATCGATATCGTCTTCGGCCGAGGGTTTGCGCCCTATGTCGCGCTCACCCTCTCGGCGGGCCGGGCGGTCGGTCAAGTCGTCGATGACGCAGCGACGACGCCGGAAACTGGCTGA
- a CDS encoding FAD-dependent oxidoreductase: MKYYDSVVYGATPSGIVAASLMGKLGLRVLVIEPTAHIGGLMTSGLNATDIIGSGAILRGASREVFRRAGAAYGSEDVEFRAEPHVLGGIFRGLLAEAGAEVRTGIRIASVVKSGPALSHATLEDGDTIWSAFWIDATYEGDLLPLARVSHAVGRESADAYGESLAGRRRLGRMLPAPLDEPIPARNDRGQLLPFLLPPDGVRLGGGDSRLQAFCYRLTLTRNPDNRMPIPEPDRYDRADMELFRRLALSGRRQGAGAVAIVHGTTFNSIFFNLARLQGGKYDMNSGHAAPINLPLAGMDWLNSGPAGRQRIAAIYRDYTARILHFIRTDESVPEETRRFFSEFGFCRDEYHGTDGWPPMLYVREGRRLRGADTLTEHDVLGARLDPAADIGIGRYPLDCKPIQWTVTADGERAVREGMIFGKCDRYGIRYGMLLPKAEEASNLLVPVAASATHVAFASLRMEPHWMIMGAAAGAAVVLATRQRKPLHALAAGAVRTLAETDLPRALPGREPAMAAAG, encoded by the coding sequence GTGAAATATTATGATTCGGTCGTGTATGGCGCCACCCCGTCCGGCATCGTCGCCGCCAGCCTGATGGGAAAGCTCGGACTGCGGGTCCTGGTGATCGAGCCGACGGCCCATATCGGCGGCCTGATGACCAGCGGGCTGAACGCGACCGACATCATCGGCAGCGGCGCCATCCTCCGCGGGGCATCCCGGGAGGTCTTCCGGCGGGCCGGCGCGGCCTATGGCAGCGAGGACGTCGAGTTCAGGGCCGAGCCGCATGTCCTGGGCGGGATCTTCCGGGGCCTGCTGGCCGAGGCCGGCGCGGAGGTCAGGACCGGGATCCGGATCGCGTCGGTCGTCAAGTCCGGCCCGGCCCTCAGCCACGCGACGCTCGAGGACGGCGACACCATCTGGTCCGCCTTCTGGATCGACGCGACCTATGAGGGGGACCTGCTGCCGCTGGCCAGGGTGTCCCACGCCGTCGGCCGCGAGAGCGCCGACGCCTATGGCGAGAGCCTGGCGGGGCGCCGCAGGCTCGGCCGCATGCTGCCCGCCCCCCTCGACGAACCGATCCCGGCCCGGAACGACCGGGGACAGCTGCTGCCGTTCCTGCTGCCGCCCGACGGCGTCAGGCTGGGCGGCGGGGATTCGCGGCTGCAGGCCTTCTGCTATCGGCTGACGCTGACCCGCAATCCCGACAACCGGATGCCGATCCCCGAGCCCGACCGCTACGACCGGGCCGATATGGAGCTGTTCCGGCGGCTGGCCCTGTCGGGCCGGAGACAGGGCGCCGGCGCCGTCGCCATCGTCCACGGCACCACCTTCAATTCGATCTTCTTCAACCTCGCCCGGCTGCAGGGCGGCAAATACGACATGAATTCCGGGCATGCGGCGCCGATCAACCTGCCGCTCGCCGGCATGGACTGGCTCAACTCCGGCCCGGCCGGCCGCCAGCGGATCGCCGCCATCTATCGCGACTATACGGCCAGGATCCTGCACTTCATCCGGACCGACGAGAGCGTTCCCGAGGAGACGCGGCGGTTCTTCTCGGAGTTCGGCTTCTGCCGCGACGAGTATCACGGGACCGACGGCTGGCCGCCGATGCTGTATGTCCGCGAAGGCCGCCGCCTGCGGGGGGCCGATACCCTGACGGAGCACGACGTGCTGGGCGCCAGGCTGGATCCGGCGGCCGATATCGGGATCGGCCGCTATCCGCTGGACTGCAAGCCGATCCAGTGGACGGTGACCGCCGACGGGGAGCGGGCGGTCCGGGAAGGCATGATCTTCGGCAAATGCGACCGCTACGGCATCCGCTACGGCATGCTGCTGCCGAAGGCGGAGGAAGCCTCCAACCTCCTGGTCCCGGTCGCCGCCTCCGCCACCCATGTCGCCTTCGCCAGCCTGAGGATGGAGCCGCACTGGATGATCATGGGGGCCGCGGCCGGCGCGGCCGTCGTCCTGGCGACCCGGCAGCGCAAGCCGCTCCACGCCCTGGCCGCCGGCGCCGTCAGGACGCTGGCGGAGACCGACCTGCCCCGCGCGCTGCCGGGCCGGGAACCGGCCATGGCCGCCGCCGGCTAG
- a CDS encoding AraC family transcriptional regulator yields MEPLTGIAGIIARHVSRDGFHGTSIERMTLVRSSAVTMPMPNVYRPQLCLVAQGRKEVTLGDRVFRYAPGRYGIVTHDLPVTGQVVEATPDRPYLCLYLDFDPVMLGQLALRVPPPPRAPSPPIGKTVSDAGTELLDAVLRLLRLLDDPAALPVLGPLAEQEILYRLLVGPDGARMRHITSSQGRVAQIGRAIAWIGQHVRERFSIERLAAEVGMSPSSLHEHFRAVTAMTPLQFQKQLRLQDARSLMLVEDIDITTAALRVGYESPSQFSREYRRHFGEPPARDIARLRASPGLAVVA; encoded by the coding sequence ATGGAACCACTGACTGGAATCGCCGGGATAATTGCCCGGCATGTCTCGAGGGATGGCTTTCACGGCACCTCGATCGAACGTATGACGCTTGTTCGATCCTCCGCGGTCACAATGCCGATGCCGAATGTCTACCGGCCGCAACTGTGCCTCGTCGCGCAGGGGCGAAAGGAGGTCACGCTGGGCGACCGCGTGTTCAGATATGCACCGGGCCGCTATGGGATCGTCACCCATGACCTGCCGGTAACGGGTCAGGTGGTCGAGGCGACGCCCGATAGGCCCTATCTCTGCCTGTACCTCGATTTCGATCCGGTCATGCTGGGGCAGTTGGCGTTGCGCGTGCCGCCTCCGCCCCGAGCGCCCTCACCGCCCATAGGCAAGACGGTGTCCGACGCCGGTACCGAACTACTCGACGCGGTCCTGCGCCTGCTGCGTCTGCTCGACGATCCGGCAGCGCTGCCCGTGCTCGGGCCGCTTGCCGAGCAGGAAATTCTCTATCGCCTGCTGGTCGGCCCGGACGGCGCCAGGATGCGCCACATCACCTCCAGCCAGGGTCGGGTGGCCCAGATCGGCCGCGCCATCGCCTGGATCGGGCAGCACGTCCGGGAACGGTTCAGCATCGAACGGCTTGCCGCGGAAGTGGGCATGAGTCCGTCGAGCCTGCACGAGCATTTTCGCGCCGTAACGGCGATGACGCCGCTGCAGTTTCAGAAGCAGCTCCGGCTGCAGGACGCGCGCAGCCTGATGCTGGTAGAGGACATCGACATCACGACCGCCGCCCTCCGTGTGGGTTACGAAAGCCCTTCGCAGTTCAGTCGCGAATATCGCCGCCACTTTGGAGAACCGCCGGCACGCGACATAGCCCGTTTGCGCGCCTCGCCGGGCTTGGCAGTGGTGGCTTGA
- a CDS encoding polysaccharide deacetylase family protein yields the protein MDAPQHHDRFPYSAIVDRPPLRWPNGARVAVWVVPNIEHFLFDRPSSSINPHTAGLVPDVLNYSWRDYGVRVGIWRLMEVMEKHGFKGTVALNSDVVRHYPRIIEAGQALGWEWMGHGMTNSTLIHAQPEEEEREIVRGVVDTIERATGRRPRGWLSPALTESHRTLDLLAEAGIDYVANWVNDEQPYPMRVKSGSMLSLPYSIEINDFNAFLFQGQTGEQFAQTIRDQFDVLYEDGAATGRVMGIALHPFLIGHPHRARHFAAALAHIAAHDGVWLATGSEIADWYRKARAEA from the coding sequence ATGGACGCCCCGCAGCATCACGACCGGTTCCCGTATTCGGCCATCGTCGACCGGCCGCCGCTGCGCTGGCCGAACGGTGCCCGGGTGGCGGTCTGGGTGGTCCCGAACATCGAGCATTTCCTGTTCGACCGGCCGTCGAGCTCGATCAACCCGCACACCGCCGGCCTCGTCCCGGACGTGCTGAACTATTCCTGGCGCGACTACGGCGTCCGGGTCGGCATCTGGCGGCTGATGGAGGTGATGGAGAAGCACGGCTTCAAGGGCACGGTGGCGCTCAACTCCGACGTCGTCCGGCACTATCCCCGCATCATCGAGGCGGGGCAGGCGCTGGGCTGGGAGTGGATGGGCCACGGCATGACCAACTCGACGCTGATCCACGCCCAGCCGGAGGAGGAGGAGCGGGAGATCGTGCGCGGCGTCGTCGACACGATCGAACGGGCCACCGGCCGGCGGCCCCGCGGCTGGCTCAGCCCGGCGCTGACGGAATCGCACCGCACGCTCGACCTCCTGGCCGAGGCCGGCATCGACTACGTCGCCAACTGGGTCAATGACGAGCAGCCCTATCCGATGCGGGTGAAGTCGGGGTCGATGCTGTCGCTGCCCTATTCGATCGAGATCAACGACTTCAACGCCTTCCTCTTCCAGGGCCAGACCGGCGAGCAGTTCGCGCAGACCATCCGCGACCAGTTCGACGTCCTCTACGAGGACGGCGCCGCGACCGGCCGGGTGATGGGCATCGCCCTGCACCCGTTCCTGATCGGCCATCCGCACCGGGCCCGGCACTTCGCCGCGGCGCTCGCGCACATCGCCGCGCATGACGGCGTCTGGCTGGCCACCGGCAGCGAGATCGCCGACTGGTACCGGAAGGCCCGTGCGGAAGCCTAG
- a CDS encoding LysR family transcriptional regulator, translating into MSGMTMRHTDSLGALDAFVRAADARSFTAAGRQLGVSSSAVGKAVARLEERLGVRLLHRSTRSVTLTPEGALFLERCRRIFSEIESAETELAQTRGAPRGRLRVSLPLAGMLMMPTLGAFMRAYPEIELDLDFTDRLVDVIEEGFDAVIRAGEVSDSRLMSRFLGVFRLQLVAAPSYLERRGVPRTPEELAGHACLQHRFATSGKFEPWPLRGGRDIALSSTAVANTIEPLIALAEQGLGIACLPDFAIRRQVEDGRLAVVLADHTAHEGAFRLLWPSSRYPAPKLRVFVDFMAKHLFPA; encoded by the coding sequence ATGTCCGGAATGACGATGCGGCACACCGACAGCCTCGGCGCGCTCGACGCCTTCGTCCGGGCGGCCGACGCCCGCAGCTTCACCGCGGCGGGGCGGCAGCTCGGCGTCTCCTCCTCCGCCGTCGGCAAGGCGGTGGCGCGGCTGGAAGAGCGGCTGGGCGTGCGCCTGCTGCACCGCTCGACCCGCTCGGTGACGCTGACGCCGGAAGGCGCGCTGTTCCTGGAGCGCTGCCGTCGGATCTTCAGCGAGATCGAGAGCGCGGAGACCGAGCTGGCGCAGACCCGGGGCGCGCCGCGCGGCCGGCTGCGCGTCAGCCTGCCGCTGGCCGGCATGCTGATGATGCCGACGCTGGGCGCCTTCATGCGCGCCTATCCCGAGATCGAGCTGGACCTGGACTTCACCGACCGGCTGGTCGATGTGATCGAGGAGGGCTTCGACGCCGTGATCCGCGCCGGCGAGGTGAGCGATTCCCGCCTGATGAGCCGCTTCCTGGGCGTGTTCCGGCTGCAGCTCGTGGCCGCGCCCTCCTATCTCGAGCGCCGCGGCGTGCCGCGGACGCCGGAGGAGTTGGCCGGCCATGCCTGCCTGCAGCACCGCTTCGCCACCAGCGGCAAGTTCGAGCCCTGGCCGCTGCGCGGCGGCAGGGACATTGCCCTGTCGAGCACGGCGGTCGCGAACACGATCGAGCCGCTGATCGCCCTGGCCGAACAGGGGCTGGGCATCGCCTGCCTGCCCGACTTCGCCATCCGCCGCCAGGTCGAGGACGGCCGGCTGGCGGTGGTGCTGGCCGACCACACCGCGCATGAGGGCGCGTTCCGCCTGCTGTGGCCGTCGAGCCGCTACCCCGCGCCGAAGCTGCGGGTGTTCGTGGATTTCATGGCGAAGCACCTGTTTCCGGCGTAG
- a CDS encoding aldo/keto reductase: MTFDNLKLPKVALGTWAWGDSGEAGDGYFGSHLTQADLEEVADKAHAAGFTLWDTAVVYGMGRSETVLGEVLKPYARSDCQLSTKFTPQAAGTADDPVADMLEQSLARLGTDYIDLYWIHNPADVARWTPHLIPLLKSGKVKHVGVSNHNLSEIELANRILREAGFRVEAIQNHYSLLYRSSEEAGILDYCRNQGIPFFAYMVLEQGALSGKYSPENPLPDGSNRAKIYNGMLSRLKALTDKLASIGQKQGAAAADVATAWAIAKGTTPIVGVTKPNHVDGLVRAGTMTLSSTDIVELEALADAANVNTRGWWEKEM; the protein is encoded by the coding sequence ATGACATTCGACAATCTGAAACTTCCCAAGGTCGCGCTGGGGACCTGGGCTTGGGGCGACAGCGGCGAGGCTGGCGACGGCTACTTCGGCAGCCACCTGACTCAGGCTGACCTGGAAGAGGTCGCGGACAAGGCGCATGCGGCCGGCTTCACCTTGTGGGATACCGCCGTGGTATACGGGATGGGCCGTTCAGAGACCGTGCTCGGGGAGGTGCTGAAGCCCTACGCCCGCAGCGACTGCCAGCTCTCCACGAAGTTCACCCCGCAGGCCGCAGGGACCGCCGACGATCCGGTCGCGGACATGCTGGAGCAGAGTCTGGCACGCCTCGGCACGGACTACATCGACCTCTACTGGATTCACAACCCGGCCGATGTCGCGCGGTGGACTCCGCACCTGATCCCGTTGCTGAAGAGCGGGAAGGTCAAGCATGTGGGCGTCTCGAATCACAATCTGAGCGAAATCGAGCTCGCCAACCGGATTCTCAGGGAAGCCGGGTTCCGGGTCGAAGCCATCCAGAACCACTACAGTCTTCTTTACCGCAGCTCCGAGGAAGCCGGCATCCTGGACTACTGCCGCAACCAGGGCATCCCGTTCTTCGCCTATATGGTGCTGGAACAAGGCGCCCTGAGCGGCAAATACAGTCCGGAGAACCCGTTGCCGGACGGCAGCAACCGGGCGAAGATCTACAATGGCATGCTGTCCCGGCTGAAGGCGCTGACGGACAAGCTCGCCTCGATCGGCCAGAAGCAGGGGGCCGCGGCTGCCGATGTCGCGACGGCTTGGGCCATCGCCAAGGGCACAACGCCGATCGTCGGCGTCACCAAGCCCAACCACGTCGATGGTCTGGTCCGAGCCGGCACCATGACGCTCTCCAGCACCGATATTGTAGAGCTGGAAGCTCTCGCTGACGCCGCTAACGTGAACACCCGCGGCTGGTGGGAAAAGGAAATGTAA
- a CDS encoding calcium-binding protein gives MAIINGTDGADNLSGTAENDTISGLGGNDRLIGMQGDDLVDGGAGDDELHGSWGNDTLNGGDGFDIIAYLNSDAAVTINLGTGQAEGGFAAGDSWSGIEGVSGSQLNDNLWGDAGNNTLLGIEGDDRIIGMAGDDVIDGGAGNDELHGSWGADTLIGGDGHDVTAYLNSDAGVTVNLATGQAEGGYAAGDQLSGIEGVSGSQLNDILTGDAAANTLNGIEGDDILTGGAGADVIDGGDGSDFASYEGSAAAVTVDLVAGTGMGGDAEGDTLANIENLRGSGFDDSLTGNDGNNIIFGEAGVDTINGGGGVDSVNAGSENDVVSGGAGNDSIWGGTGDDRIDGGDDNDRLQGAAGADALTGGAGIDTAVYTASRTGVTVDLASGTGTGGDAQGDTLTGIEQLQGSDANDVLSGDGGANGLWGGAGDDVLSGGAGADTLKGGAGNDRFVYTAVGDSTVAASGRDVISDVSTGDRIDLSGIDADGNSANGDTAFTFGTGNFTAGVAGQVRVVDFGDGRQGVYLETTGDRVQDAIITVYSDHALTAADFVL, from the coding sequence ATGGCGATCATCAACGGCACGGACGGTGCCGACAACCTGAGCGGCACCGCCGAGAACGACACCATCAGCGGCCTGGGCGGCAACGACCGGCTGATCGGCATGCAGGGCGACGACCTCGTCGACGGCGGCGCCGGTGATGACGAGCTGCACGGCAGCTGGGGCAACGACACGCTGAACGGCGGCGACGGCTTCGACATCATCGCCTATCTCAACTCGGACGCCGCCGTCACGATCAATCTCGGCACTGGCCAGGCGGAAGGGGGCTTTGCCGCTGGGGACAGTTGGTCCGGCATCGAGGGCGTCAGCGGCAGCCAGCTGAACGACAACCTGTGGGGTGATGCGGGAAACAACACGCTCCTCGGCATCGAGGGCGATGACCGGATCATCGGCATGGCGGGCGACGATGTCATCGATGGTGGCGCCGGCAATGACGAGCTGCATGGCAGCTGGGGCGCCGACACGCTCATCGGCGGCGACGGCCACGACGTCACCGCGTATCTCAACTCGGATGCCGGCGTCACGGTCAATCTCGCCACCGGCCAGGCGGAGGGCGGCTACGCCGCCGGGGACCAGCTTTCCGGCATCGAAGGCGTCAGCGGCAGCCAGCTGAACGACATCCTGACCGGGGATGCGGCGGCGAACACGCTCAACGGCATCGAGGGCGACGACATCCTGACCGGCGGCGCGGGCGCGGACGTGATCGACGGCGGCGACGGGTCGGACTTCGCCAGCTACGAGGGCTCGGCCGCCGCGGTGACGGTGGACCTGGTGGCGGGCACCGGCATGGGCGGTGACGCCGAGGGCGACACGCTGGCCAATATCGAGAACCTGCGCGGCTCCGGCTTCGACGACAGCCTGACCGGCAACGACGGCAACAACATCATCTTCGGCGAAGCCGGGGTCGACACCATCAACGGTGGCGGCGGCGTCGATTCGGTCAATGCCGGCAGCGAGAACGATGTGGTCTCCGGCGGGGCCGGCAACGACTCGATCTGGGGCGGCACGGGCGACGACCGGATCGACGGCGGCGACGACAACGACCGCCTCCAGGGCGCGGCCGGGGCCGATGCCCTGACCGGCGGCGCCGGCATCGACACCGCCGTGTACACCGCCAGCCGGACGGGTGTGACGGTCGACCTCGCTTCCGGCACCGGTACCGGCGGCGACGCCCAGGGCGACACGCTGACCGGGATCGAGCAGCTGCAGGGATCCGACGCCAACGACGTCCTCAGCGGCGACGGCGGCGCCAACGGGCTCTGGGGCGGTGCCGGCGACGACGTGCTCAGCGGCGGGGCCGGGGCCGACACGCTGAAGGGCGGGGCCGGCAACGACCGCTTCGTCTATACCGCGGTCGGCGACAGCACGGTGGCGGCGTCCGGCCGGGACGTGATCTCGGATGTCTCGACCGGCGACAGGATCGACCTGTCCGGCATCGATGCCGACGGCAACAGCGCCAACGGCGACACGGCCTTCACCTTCGGCACCGGCAACTTCACCGCCGGCGTCGCCGGGCAGGTGCGGGTGGTGGATTTCGGCGACGGCCGCCAGGGCGTCTATCTCGAGACCACCGGCGACCGGGTCCAGGACGCGATCATCACCGTCTATTCCGACCACGCCCTCACGGCAGCGGACTTCGTGCTGTGA